A single region of the Chryseobacterium culicis genome encodes:
- a CDS encoding MFS transporter: MSETENRQPKNIKNNPKIMKAWAVYDWANSVYSLVITSTIFPIYYSILTTAYEKKEYVAETKTWIDVPVRHMIKIFGEEYQPDAVYGYSLTISFFIVVLLSPFLSSLADTIGNKKSFLQFFCYLGATSCMGLAMFTGMHNVFLGLLFSITASVGFWGSLVFYNSFLPDIATPDRQDALSARGYVYGYIGSVVLVVICLVLIQVFAKGAAQQLLFTRISFLLTGAWWFGFSQYTFKHLPQFGDVKDKLPKDLVLLNYKNIFKKHEEQGGFFEVFKDNLSFYKDIAKESFHELFKVGGELFKDKNLKFFLSSFFFYSVGMQTIFLMATLFGKSEINLAQDKLIGTLLVIQIEAIIGAVIFSRLSKRIGNKNVISIAIILWIVACLWAYFLNKENPTVEYQFYGVAAVVGLVMGGLQAMSRSTYSKLLPENSMENTTYFSFYDVLEKIAIIIGTFIFATLIEHFNNMRIAALSMTIFFAAGLVLIRFLKVKMRTDRETL, encoded by the coding sequence ATGTCTGAAACTGAGAATCGACAGCCTAAAAACATAAAGAATAATCCTAAGATTATGAAAGCCTGGGCTGTATATGACTGGGCAAACTCCGTTTATTCCCTGGTTATTACCTCTACCATTTTTCCCATTTATTACTCCATCCTAACCACTGCTTACGAGAAAAAAGAATATGTGGCGGAAACAAAAACATGGATAGATGTTCCGGTAAGACATATGATCAAAATTTTCGGAGAAGAATATCAGCCGGATGCTGTATATGGATATTCACTTACCATATCATTCTTTATTGTAGTATTACTGTCACCGTTTTTATCTTCTTTGGCTGATACCATCGGAAACAAAAAATCTTTCCTGCAGTTCTTCTGCTATCTCGGTGCAACATCATGTATGGGATTAGCAATGTTTACAGGGATGCATAACGTATTTCTGGGGCTATTATTCAGTATTACGGCCAGCGTAGGTTTTTGGGGAAGTCTGGTATTTTATAATTCTTTCCTTCCTGATATTGCCACACCGGACAGGCAGGATGCGCTCTCTGCAAGAGGATATGTGTACGGATATATTGGTTCCGTAGTTTTAGTGGTAATCTGTTTGGTTTTAATTCAGGTTTTTGCCAAAGGAGCAGCCCAGCAGCTATTGTTTACAAGAATCAGTTTCCTGTTAACGGGAGCATGGTGGTTTGGGTTCTCTCAATACACATTCAAACACCTTCCTCAATTTGGGGATGTGAAAGATAAACTTCCTAAAGACTTAGTATTGCTTAATTATAAGAATATTTTCAAAAAACATGAAGAGCAGGGAGGTTTCTTTGAGGTGTTTAAAGATAATCTGAGCTTCTATAAAGATATTGCAAAAGAAAGTTTTCATGAACTGTTTAAAGTAGGAGGAGAGCTTTTCAAAGATAAAAATCTGAAATTCTTCCTGTCAAGTTTCTTCTTTTACAGTGTAGGAATGCAGACAATTTTCCTTATGGCAACTTTATTCGGAAAGAGTGAGATCAATCTTGCTCAGGATAAACTGATAGGAACCCTTCTGGTGATTCAGATCGAAGCGATCATCGGAGCAGTTATTTTCTCGAGACTATCCAAGAGAATTGGTAACAAAAATGTGATTTCAATTGCCATCATCCTTTGGATTGTAGCATGTCTTTGGGCTTATTTCCTGAACAAAGAAAATCCTACAGTAGAATACCAGTTTTATGGAGTAGCTGCCGTAGTTGGTTTGGTAATGGGAGGTCTTCAGGCAATGTCAAGATCTACCTACTCAAAACTTCTTCCGGAAAATTCCATGGAAAATACAACGTACTTCAGTTTCTATGATGTATTGGAGAAAATTGCCATTATCATCGGAACATTCATCTTTGCAACATTAATTGAACATTTCAATAATATGCGTATCGCGGCCTTATCAATGACCATATTTTTTGCAGCAGGATTAGTTTTAATACGATTCCTGAAGGTCAAAATGAGAACCGATAGAGAAACTTTATAA